In Paucidesulfovibrio longus DSM 6739, a genomic segment contains:
- the atpA gene encoding F0F1 ATP synthase subunit alpha: MQIKAEEISKIIEDQIQNYQSRVEMSETGTVLYVGDGIARVHGVENAMAMELLEFPGGVMGMVLNLEEDNVGVALLGEDTQIKEGDTVKRTGQIFSVPVGDGVMGRVLNPLGQPIDGLGPLESTELRPVELKAPGIIPRKSVHEPCYTGLKAVDAMTPVGRGQRELIIGDRQVGKTAIGIDAILAQKNTDVHCFYVAIGQKKASVALVADILRKHGAMEYTTIISATASEPAPLQFIAAYSGCAMAEFYRDNGKHALIVYDDLSKQAVAYRQMSLLLRRPPGREAFPGDVFYLHSRLLERAAKMDDKYGAGSLTALPVIETQAGDVSAYIPTNVISITDGQIYLEPNLFNAGVRPAINVGLSVSRVGGAAQIKAMKQVAGTLRLDLAQYRELAAFAQFGSDLDKATQQKLNRGARMVELLKQPQYQPLEVQEQVTSIFAGAKGYMDTVPVEAIRKFEAELLEFMRNSKASILAEIKEKQKLDDDLMKKLGEAIDEFKKGFRA, from the coding sequence ATGCAAATCAAAGCAGAAGAAATTAGCAAGATCATTGAGGATCAAATCCAAAACTACCAGTCTCGAGTCGAGATGAGCGAGACTGGTACCGTCCTGTACGTCGGTGACGGCATCGCCCGTGTCCACGGCGTCGAGAACGCCATGGCCATGGAGCTGCTGGAGTTCCCCGGCGGCGTCATGGGCATGGTCCTCAACCTGGAAGAAGACAACGTCGGTGTCGCGCTGCTCGGCGAAGACACCCAGATCAAGGAAGGCGACACGGTCAAGCGGACCGGTCAGATCTTCTCCGTGCCCGTCGGCGACGGCGTCATGGGCCGCGTTCTGAACCCCCTCGGCCAGCCCATCGACGGACTGGGACCGTTGGAGTCCACCGAACTGCGCCCGGTCGAGCTCAAGGCCCCCGGCATCATCCCCCGGAAGTCGGTCCACGAGCCCTGCTACACCGGCCTCAAGGCCGTCGACGCCATGACCCCGGTCGGCCGCGGCCAGCGCGAGCTGATCATCGGCGACCGTCAGGTCGGCAAGACCGCCATCGGCATCGACGCCATCCTGGCCCAGAAGAACACCGACGTGCACTGCTTCTACGTGGCCATCGGCCAGAAGAAAGCGTCCGTCGCCCTGGTGGCCGACATCCTGCGCAAGCACGGCGCCATGGAATACACCACCATCATCTCCGCCACGGCTTCCGAGCCCGCGCCGCTCCAGTTCATCGCCGCCTACTCCGGCTGCGCCATGGCCGAGTTCTACCGCGACAACGGCAAGCACGCCCTCATCGTCTACGATGACCTTTCCAAGCAGGCTGTCGCTTACCGCCAGATGTCCCTGCTGCTTCGCCGTCCTCCGGGACGTGAGGCTTTCCCCGGCGACGTCTTCTACCTCCACTCCCGCTTGCTGGAGCGTGCCGCGAAGATGGACGACAAGTACGGTGCGGGTTCCCTGACCGCTCTGCCCGTGATCGAGACCCAGGCCGGCGACGTCTCCGCGTACATCCCGACCAACGTCATCTCCATCACCGACGGCCAGATCTACCTGGAGCCGAACCTGTTCAACGCCGGTGTGCGCCCCGCCATCAACGTCGGCCTCTCGGTCTCCCGAGTCGGCGGCGCGGCCCAGATCAAGGCCATGAAGCAGGTCGCCGGTACCCTTCGTCTCGACCTCGCCCAGTACCGCGAGCTGGCCGCCTTCGCCCAGTTCGGTTCCGACCTGGACAAGGCCACCCAGCAGAAGCTGAACCGCGGCGCCCGCATGGTCGAGCTGCTCAAGCAGCCCCAGTACCAGCCCCTGGAAGTCCAGGAGCAGGTGACCTCCATCTTCGCCGGCGCCAAGGGCTACATGGACACCGTGCCCGTCGAGGCCATCCGCAAGTTCGAGGCCGAACTGCTGGAGTTCATGCGCAACTCCAAGGCGTCCATCCTGGCTGAGATCAAGGAAAAGCAGAAGCTTGACGACGATCTGATGAAGAAACTTGGTGAAGCTATCGACGAGTTCAAGAAAGGCTTTCGCGCTTAA